The following proteins are co-located in the Phocoena phocoena chromosome 1, mPhoPho1.1, whole genome shotgun sequence genome:
- the LOC136130268 gene encoding LOW QUALITY PROTEIN: succinyl-CoA:3-ketoacid coenzyme A transferase 2, mitochondrial-like (The sequence of the model RefSeq protein was modified relative to this genomic sequence to represent the inferred CDS: deleted 2 bases in 2 codons) — protein MERKETAPRLPQRDVDSGLPCASPRIPPVPPDGPDRSRLPPSRPGPASCLRGPGSPAPRALGARRQSGAAGSQPGAPCASYVEAVRDIPDGARIMVRVFGLCAIPENLIGALLKTRVKDLTVVSSNVGEENFGLGLFLGTKQITRIVCSYLGENSLCEHPYLVSELELEITPQGTLAERIRAGGTGVPAFHTPTAYGTLAQEGGAPSKYLEDGHISILSQPREVREFHGQQYFLEHDVTADFALVKGWKADWAGNVIFRASARNFNVPMCKAARTSVVGIEEIVDLVSFAPEDIHVPNIYLEDIHVPNIYLDRGIQGGKYEKRNEHLMIRKEDDEICKSADSIRTQILKQAALDFEDGLYASLGIGIPLLATSYISPSITVHLHSENGILGLCPFPLKEEVDAGLNNAGKQTVTLLPGGCFFSSDESFAMIKGGHIDLTLLGAMQVSKYGDLANWMIPCKKVKGMGGAMDLVSGTKTRVMVTMEHSTKASEPKILEKCTRLLTGNWCVDRFDREGEIITEKAVFDVRGLTLIELWDGLMVEDIKKSTGSTFAISPNLSPMQHV, from the exons ATGGAGAGGAAGGAGACAGCGCCCAGGCTTCCCCAGAGGGACGTCGACTCAGGGCTTCCGTGCGCCAGTCCCCGGATCCCTCCAGTCCCGCCTGACGGTCCGGACCGGTCCCGCCTCCCGCCTTCCCGGCCCGGTCCCGCCTCCTGCCTTCGCGGCCCGGGAAGCCCGGCGCCTCGGGCCCTCGGAGCGCGGAGACAGAGCGGGGCGGCGGGGAGCCAGCCGGGGGCCCCCTGCGCT TCCTACGTGGAGGCCGTGAGAGACATCCCGGACGGCGCGAGGATCATGGTTCGGGTCTTCGGCCTCTGCGCGATCCCGGAGAACCTGATAGGGGCGCTGCTCAAGACCCGCGTGAAGGACTTGACAGTGGTCAGCAGCAATGTGGGGGAGGAGAACTTCGGGCTCGGCCTTTTCCTGGGGACCAAGCAGATCACCCGCATCGTCTGCTCGTACTTGGGGGAGAACTCGCTCTGCGAGCACCCGTACCTGGTGAGCGAGCTGGAGCTGGAGATCACGCCCCAGGGCACCCTGGCCGAGCGCATCCGCGCG GGGGGCACCGGCGTGCCCGCCTTCCACACCCCCACGGCCTACGGGACCCTGGCCCAGGAGGGAGGCGCACCCAGCAAGTACTTAGAGGACGGCCACATCTCCATCCTGAGTCAgcccagggaggtgagggagttcCACGGACAGCAGTACTTTCTGGAGCACGACGTCACGGCCGATTTTGCTTTGGTGAAAGGGTGGAAGGCCGACTGGGCAGGAAACGTCATCTTCAGGGCCAGTGCCAGGAACTTCAACGTGCCCATGTGCAAAGCTGCGAGAACCTCAGTGGTGGGGATTGAAGAAATTGTGGACCTGGTGTCGTTTGCCCCAGAGGACATCCATGTTCCTAACATTTACTTAGAGGACATCCATGTTCCTAACATTTACTTAGATCGAGGAATACAGGggggaaaatatgagaaaagaaacGAGCATTTAATGATCCGGAAAGAGGATGATGAAATATGCAAGTCTGCAGATAGTATAAGGACACAGATCCTCAAGCAGGCAGCTCTTGACTTTGAGGACGGCCTGTATGCCAGTTTGGGCATAGGAATCCCTCTTCTGGCCACCAGCTACATCAGCCCCAGTATAACCGTTCATCTTCACAGTGAAAATGGAATCTTGGGCTTGTGTCCGTTTCCACTGAAAGAGGAGGTGGACGCAGGTCTCAACAATGCGGGCAAGCAAACAGTCACCCTTCTTCCTGGGGGCTGTTTTTTCTCCAGCGATGAATCATTTGCCATGATT AAGGGGGGACACATCGACCTAACCTTGCTGGGAGCCATGCAGGTTTCCAAATATGGTGACCTGGCTAACTGGATGATACCCTGCAAGAAGGTGAAAGGAATGGGGGGTGCGATGGATCTGGTGTCCGGTACCAAGACCAGAGTGATGGTCACCATGGAGCACTCCACCAAGGCCAGTGAACCCAAAATCTTAGAGAAATGCACCAGACTGTTGACTGGGAATTGGTGCGTGGACCGCTTTGACAGAGAAGGTGAAATCATCACCGAGAAGGCTGTGTTTGACGTGAGAGGACTGACCCTGATCGAGCTCTGGGACGGCCTGATGGTGGAGGACATCAAAAAGAGCACGGGGAGCACCTTTGCCATCTCCCCGAATCTCAGCCCCATGCAGCACGTCTAA